A single region of the bacterium genome encodes:
- the fliS gene encoding flagellar export chaperone FliS encodes MPKSPLMVAESPQPLRASAETVRAQRAYSECRVRGADPQQLLALLYDGLLQSVRAGQRALREKQWEEAQVALSKARRIVTYLSQSLRPEGGEITERLRPLYAYCFEGIGRASLEKRPELLDGVAKVVGELSGAWTALAQSPRQPALPPTEEV; translated from the coding sequence ATGCCTAAGTCGCCGCTGATGGTCGCGGAATCCCCCCAGCCGCTGCGCGCGAGCGCGGAGACAGTGCGCGCGCAGCGCGCCTACTCCGAGTGCCGCGTGCGGGGCGCTGATCCGCAGCAGCTGCTCGCGCTGCTCTACGACGGCCTGCTCCAGAGCGTGCGGGCCGGCCAGCGGGCTTTGAGAGAGAAGCAGTGGGAGGAGGCGCAGGTCGCGCTCAGCAAGGCGCGCCGGATCGTCACCTACTTGAGTCAGTCGCTGCGCCCGGAAGGCGGGGAGATCACCGAGCGCCTGCGGCCCTTGTACGCTTATTGCTTCGAGGGCATCGGCCGCGCCAGCCTGGAAAAGCGCCCGGAGCTGCTGGACGGCGTGGCCAAGGTGGTGGGCGAGCTGAGCGGCGCCTGGACGGCGCTCGCGCAGAGTCCGCGCCAGCCCGCGCTGCCCCCGACCGAGGAGGTCTGA